The Natrinema amylolyticum genome includes the window ACATCAGCCTCGGCGCCCTGTTCGTCGGGTGGGCCAGCGCGCTCCTGTTCGCTCGCGGGGAGCCGAACTGGGCACTGCTGGTCATGTTCGGTGCCTTCCTCCTGGACAAGGCCGACGGCTGGTACGCCCGCCGCACGGGCACGTCGTCGCCGTTCGGTCGGCAGGTGGACTCCTTCATCGACATCTTCGCGTATCTGGTTCCGGCGGTCCTCCTCTATCACTTCGTCCTCGCGCCGAGCGTGTATGCGAGCCTCGTCGTCGGGTTCCTCGTCCTCGCGTTCGGGGGACTCAGGCTGGTCCGGCACAACAACGAAGGGTTCGGCACCGACGGCGGCGAGAGCTTCTATCACGGGACCACCGTCGTCCACACGAACCTCGTCGTGGTCGCGAACTACTTCCTCCTCGTCTTCGTCGGGGGCTGGAACGGCTGGCTGGCGGGGCTCGTCGTCGGTGCCGTCTGCCCGCTGATGGTCTCGGACTACAAGGCCTACAAGACCGATACCTCCCACGCGCTGGCCGGCCTCGCCGCGGTCGCTGCCGCTGGACTGGCGATCGGCCTCGAGTTCGGCCACCTATGACGAGCCACGCGATCGGCGCGGCCGACGGAGCAGCGCGGACGCTGCGTATCGATCCCCACGTCCACACCAGCGCGTCCTACG containing:
- a CDS encoding CDP-alcohol phosphatidyltransferase family protein, which produces MASELREAIRGVWNRLDLADRRVGNAADRTNVFGRLTGADYISLGALFVGWASALLFARGEPNWALLVMFGAFLLDKADGWYARRTGTSSPFGRQVDSFIDIFAYLVPAVLLYHFVLAPSVYASLVVGFLVLAFGGLRLVRHNNEGFGTDGGESFYHGTTVVHTNLVVVANYFLLVFVGGWNGWLAGLVVGAVCPLMVSDYKAYKTDTSHALAGLAAVAAAGLAIGLEFGHL